A region from the Thermoanaerobaculia bacterium genome encodes:
- the nusB gene encoding transcription antitermination factor NusB, whose protein sequence is MGSRRRARELALQMLFENDLTGAAPEEMFHHFQEWRHAADSTRDYAKRLVIGTLEHRPEIDDLITRQADNWRIERMPAVDRNILRMALYEIRHEPDTPAPVVIDEALEIAKRFSTPRSSQFINGILDGVLKSPAETGEP, encoded by the coding sequence ATGGGGTCGCGACGCCGCGCCCGGGAGCTCGCGCTCCAGATGCTCTTCGAGAACGACCTGACGGGCGCCGCCCCCGAGGAGATGTTCCACCATTTCCAGGAGTGGCGGCACGCGGCAGACTCGACCCGGGACTACGCCAAGCGGCTCGTCATCGGAACTCTCGAGCACCGGCCGGAGATCGACGACCTCATCACCCGACAGGCGGACAACTGGCGCATCGAGCGGATGCCGGCCGTCGACCGGAACATCCTCCGGATGGCGCTCTACGAGATTCGCCACGAGCCCGACACGCCCGCCCCCGTCGTCATCGACGAGGCTCTGGAGATCGCGAAGCGTTTCTCGACCCCGAGGTCGTCGCAGTTCATCAACGGGATCCTCGACGGCGTCCTGAAATCGCCCGCGGAGACCGGGGAGCCGTGA
- the ribH gene encoding 6,7-dimethyl-8-ribityllumazine synthase: MPDREPLDAKGLSFAVVAARWNADVTERLLDGALSVLRAAGAREVAVVRVPGSFELVSACRWEVRRARSAVVSLGCLIRGDTPHFDVLSRSVASALAQLNAAQDVPIAFGVLTCDDHAQAMDRAGGRAGNAGREAAEAAIEMARLRKRARQAPRPLRAGAPGARKRAEVR; this comes from the coding sequence TTGCCAGACCGCGAACCCCTGGACGCGAAGGGATTGAGCTTCGCGGTCGTTGCGGCGCGCTGGAACGCGGACGTGACCGAGCGTCTCCTCGACGGGGCCCTCTCGGTGCTCCGGGCCGCGGGGGCCCGCGAGGTCGCGGTCGTCCGCGTGCCCGGTTCGTTCGAGCTCGTTTCCGCGTGCCGCTGGGAAGTCCGCCGGGCGCGTTCGGCCGTCGTCTCCCTCGGGTGCCTGATTCGCGGCGACACCCCGCACTTCGACGTGCTCTCCCGCTCGGTCGCGTCCGCGCTCGCGCAGTTGAACGCCGCTCAGGACGTCCCGATCGCGTTCGGCGTCCTCACCTGCGACGATCACGCGCAGGCGATGGATCGCGCGGGGGGGCGAGCCGGAAACGCCGGCCGCGAAGCGGCGGAGGCGGCCATCGAGATGGCGAGGCTGAGGAAACGCGCGCGGCAAGCGCCGCGGCCCCTCCGCGCCGGAGCGCCGGGGGCGCGAAAACGGGCGGAGGTCCGCTGA